A window of the Zeugodacus cucurbitae isolate PBARC_wt_2022May chromosome 4, idZeuCucr1.2, whole genome shotgun sequence genome harbors these coding sequences:
- the LOC105214441 gene encoding cuticle protein LPCP-23: MFKLVVLSALLAVAAAAPGFIASHPVVYSAPVATVAVHEPVLTKVGAVVKSIPTSYSHQSQSVVHSSAHVVQDIVAPVVKTSYVATAPVVHTYAAPIVKTIAAPVVLKSW, from the exons atgttcaagTTG GTGGTGTTGTCTGCTCTCCTCGCCgtagctgctgctgctccaGGTTTCATTGCGTCCCATCCAGTGGTGTACTCGGCACCCGTCGCTACAGTTGCCGTGCACGAACCCGTTCTGACCAAAGTGGGTGCCGTGGTGAAGAGCATTCCCACTTCGTACTCCCACCAAAGCCAATCGGTTGTGCACAGCTCTGCCCATGTTGTTCAGGATATTGTTGCACCAGTTGTCAAGACCAGCTATGTAGCCACTGCTCCAGTTGTGCATACCTATGCTGCTCCCATTGTGAAGACAATCGCTGCACCAGTGGTTCTGAAATCGTGGTAA
- the LOC105214442 gene encoding larval/pupal cuticle protein H1C, which yields MFKLVVLSALLAVAAAAPHVVETPVVYSAPAATVAVQEPVLAKVGSVVKSVPTAVSHQSSTVVHSSAVAVEDVVAPAVKTTYSAPVVAAAPVVAAAPVVKTVAAAPVVHQTYAAAAPVVHHTYAAAAPVVHHTYAAAAPVVHSAPLVHTTYGAAVVAAPAAVAASSPLTYTAHGLW from the exons atgttcaagTTG GTGGTATTGTCTGCTCTCCTCGCCgtagctgctgctgctccccATGTTGTCGAAACACCCGTTGTCTACTCGGCGCCCGCAGCCACCGTTGCCGTGCAAGAGCCGGTGCTCGCTAAAGTGGGCTCCGTGGTGAAGAGCGTACCAACTGCTGTCTCCCACCAGAGCTCCACCGTTGTGCACAGCTCGGCCGTCGCAGTTGAAGATGTCGTTGCGCCAGCCGTGAAGACTACCTACTCCGCTcccgttgttgctgctgctccaGTTGTTGCCGCCGCTCCAGTTGTGAAGACCGTTGCTGCTGCCCCAGTTGTTCACCAGACCTATGCCGCAGCTGCTCCAGTTGTTCATCACACCTACGCTGCCGCTGCTCCAGTTGTTCACCACACCTACGCTGCTGCTGCCCCAGTTGTCCACTCCGCTCCTTTGGTGCACACCACCTATGGCGCTGCTGTGGTTGCTGCCCCTGCTGCCGTTGCCGCTTCCTCCCCACTCACCTACACCGCTCACGGTTTGTGGTAA
- the LOC105214443 gene encoding retinin has translation MFKLVVLSALLAVAAARPSLIESHPVLASVAVQEPVLAKVGSVVQSIPTAVSHQSSTIVHSSAHAVQDIVAPAVRTSVVSAPAVVETIAAAPVLHSAAVHHVAAAPLLHHASVAHISAPLTHLHAASPLTLAATSLW, from the exons atgttcAAGTTG GTGGTATTGTCTGCTCTCCTGGCCGTAGCTGCTGCTCGCCCCAGTCTCATCGAATCCCATCCAGTGTTGGCTTCCGTTGCGGTGCAAGAGCCGGTGCTCGCCAAAGTGGGCTCTGTGGTGCAGAGCATCCCTACTGCTGTCTCCCACCAGAGCTCCACCATCGTGCACAGCTCGGCGCATGCAGTTCAGGATATTGTTGCGCCTGCTGTGAGGACTAGCGTGGTGTCCGCCCCCGCGGTGGTAGAGACTATTGCTGCCGCTCCTGTTCTGCACTCAGCTGCCGTGCATCATGTTGCCGCTGCTCCATTGTTGCACCACGCTTCAGTTGCTCACATCTCTGCACCGCTGACTCATTTGCATGCTGCATCCCCACTCACCCTCGCCGCCACCAGTTTGTGGTAA
- the LOC105214444 gene encoding larval/pupal cuticle protein H1C-like has protein sequence MYKLFVLAALVAVAAAAPSHLYESPVVYSAPASVAYHEPVLAKVGSVVKSIPTAVSHQSQSIVHSSAHVVEDVVAPVVKTSYVSAPVVKTIHSAPLVHTSYAAAAPIIKSYAAAPVVHSYAAPLAYDTHYSSW, from the exons ATGTACAAATTG TTTGTCCTTGCTGCCCTTGTCGCCGTTGCCGCCGCTGCCCCAAGCCACTTGTATGAGAGTCCAGTTGTGTACTCCGCTCCAGCATCGGTTGCCTACCATGAACCCGTCTTGGCTAAAGTTGGCTCCGTGGTGAAGAGCATTCCCACCGCTGTCTCCCATCAAAGTCAGTCGATTGTGCACAGTTCAGCTCATGTTGTGGAGGATGTGGTTGCACCCGTTGTGAAGACCAGCTATGTCTCCGCCCCAGTAGTGAAGACCATCCACTCTGCTCCTCTGGTGCACACCTCATATGCCGCTGCCGCCCCCATCATCAAATCATACGCTGCTGCTCCAGTTGTGCACAGTTATGCTGCACCTTTGGCTTATGACACCCACTACTCATCCTGGTAA
- the LOC105220634 gene encoding larval/pupal cuticle protein H1C: MYKLFVLAALVAVAAAAPSHLYESPVVYSAPAAVAYHEPVLAKVGSVVKSIPTAVSHQSQSIVHSSAHVVEDVVAPVVKTSYVSAPVVKTIHSAPLVHTSYAAAAPIIKSYAAAPVVHSYAAPLAYDTHYSSW, translated from the exons ATGTACAAATTG TTTGTCCTTGCTGCCCTCGTCGCCGTTGCCGCCGCTGCTCCAAGCCACTTGTATGAGAGTCCAGTTGTGTACTCCGCTCCAGCAGCCGTTGCCTACCATGAACCCGTCTTGGCTAAAGTTGGCTCCGTGGTGAAGAGCATTCCCACCGCTGTCTCCCATCAAAGCCAGTCGATTGTGCACAGCTCAGCTCATGTTGTGGAGGATGTGGTTGCACCCGTTGTGAAAACCAGCTATGTCTCCGCCCCAGTAGTGAAGACCATCCACTCTGCTCCTCTGGTGCACACCTCATATGCCGCTGCCGCCCCCATCATCAAATCATACGCTGCTGCTCCAGTTGTGCACAGTTATGCTGCACCTTTGGCTTATGACACCCACTACTCATCCTGGTAA
- the LOC114804248 gene encoding larval/pupal cuticle protein H1C, whose protein sequence is MYKLFVLAALVAVAVAAPSHLYESPVVYSAPAAVAYHEPVLAKVGSVVKSIPTAVSHQSQSIVHSSAHVVEDVVAPVVKTSYVSAPVVKTIHSAPLVHTSYAAAAPIIKSYAAAPVVHSYAAPLAYDTHYSSW, encoded by the exons atgtacAAATTG TTTGTCCTTGCTGCCCTCGTCGCCGTTGCCGTCGCTGCTCCAAGCCACTTGTATGAGAGTCCAGTTGTGTACTCCGCTCCAGCAGCAGTTGCCTACCATGAACCCGTCTTGGCTAAAGTTGGCTCCGTGGTGAAGAGCATTCCCACCGCTGTCTCCCATCAAAGCCAGTCGATTGTGCACAGCTCAGCTCATGTTGTGGAGGATGTGGTTGCACCCGTTGTGAAGACCAGCTATGTCTCCGCCCCAGTAGTGAAGACCATCCACTCTGCTCCTCTGGTGCACACTTCATATGCTGCTGCCGCCCCAATCATCAAATCATACGCCGCTGCTCCAGTTGTGCACAGTTATGCTGCACCTTTGGCTTATGACACTCACTACTCATCCTGGTAA
- the LOC105214468 gene encoding larval/pupal cuticle protein H1C-like yields MYKLFVLAALVAVTAAAPSHLYESPVVYSAPAAVAYHEPVLAKVGSVVKSIPTAVSHQSQSIVHSSAHVLEDVVAPVVKTSYVSTPVVKTIHSAPLVHTSYAAAPVVHSYAAPLAYDTHYSSW; encoded by the exons ATGTACAAATTG TTTGTCCTTGCTGCCCTCGTCGCCGTTACCGCCGCTGCTCCAAGCCACTTGTATGAGAGTCCAGTTGTGTACTCCGCTCCAGCAGCAGTTGCCTACCATGAACCCGTCTTGGCTAAAGTTGGCTCCGTGGTGAAGAGCATTCCCACCGCTGTCTCCCATCAAAGCCAGTCGATCGTGCACAGCTCAGCTCATGTTTTGGAGGATGTGGTTGCACCCGTTGTGAAGACCAGCTATGTTTCCACCCCAGTGGTGAAGACCATCCACTCTGCTCCTCTGGTGCACACCTCATATGCCGCTGCTCCAGTTGTGCACAGTTATGCAGCACCTTTGGCTTATGACACTCACTACTCATCCTGGTAA
- the LOC105214446 gene encoding larval/pupal cuticle protein H1C-like isoform X2 — protein MYKLFVLAALVAVTAAAPSHLYESPVVYSAPAAVAYHEPVLAKVGSVVKSIPTAVSHQSQSIVHSSAHVVEDVVAPVVKTIHSAPLLHTSYAAAAPIIKSYAAAPVVHSYAAPLAYDTHYSSW, from the exons ATGTACAAATTG TTTGTCCTTGCTGCCCTCGTCGCCGTTACCGCCGCTGCCCCAAGCCACTTGTATGAGAGCCCAGTTGTGTACTCCGCTCCAGCAGCCGTTGCCTACCATGAACCCGTCTTGGCTAAAGTTGGCTCAGTGGTGAAGAGCATTCCCACCGCTGTCTCTCATCAAAGCCAGTCGATTGTGCACAGCTCAGCCCATGTTGTGGAGGATGTGGTG GCCCCAGTAGTGAAGACCATCCACTCTGCTCCTCTGTTGCACACCTCATATGCCGCAGCCGCCCCCATCATCAAATCATACGCTGCTGCTCCAGTTGTGCACAGTTATGCTGCACCTTTGGCTTATGACACTCACTACTCATCCTGGTAA
- the LOC105214446 gene encoding pupal cuticle protein G1A-like isoform X1, translating into MYKLFVLAALVAVTAAAPSHLYESPVVYSAPAAVAYHEPVLAKVGSVVKSIPTAVSHQSQSIVHSSAHVVEDVVAPVVKTSYVSAPVVKTIHSAPLLHTSYAAAAPIIKSYAAAPVVHSYAAPLAYDTHYSSW; encoded by the exons ATGTACAAATTG TTTGTCCTTGCTGCCCTCGTCGCCGTTACCGCCGCTGCCCCAAGCCACTTGTATGAGAGCCCAGTTGTGTACTCCGCTCCAGCAGCCGTTGCCTACCATGAACCCGTCTTGGCTAAAGTTGGCTCAGTGGTGAAGAGCATTCCCACCGCTGTCTCTCATCAAAGCCAGTCGATTGTGCACAGCTCAGCCCATGTTGTGGAGGATGTGGTGGCCCCAGTTGTGAAGACCAGCTATGTCTCCGCCCCAGTAGTGAAGACCATCCACTCTGCTCCTCTGTTGCACACCTCATATGCCGCAGCCGCCCCCATCATCAAATCATACGCTGCTGCTCCAGTTGTGCACAGTTATGCTGCACCTTTGGCTTATGACACTCACTACTCATCCTGGTAA